A portion of the Phycodurus eques isolate BA_2022a chromosome 3, UOR_Pequ_1.1, whole genome shotgun sequence genome contains these proteins:
- the adam28 gene encoding disintegrin and metalloproteinase domain-containing protein 28 has product MTRQLLLGVLILNASLKPSDSRAPVFEGGKDYELVRTVRLHSVKRRDAGNLRPESIKYAMTVGGRDIEMHLQKNNDLLTRDYTETFYQEDGTQVITSPKDIDHCYYHGKIVNESDSTVSVSTCDGLRGYFRTAAQRYLIEPLAGDDEGDHAVMKFHEEDRTPAVCGVTNTTWSTDFEPPTSRSRSRSAGISLVQQQKYIELYLVADNREYVKMKRDQTELRKRIFEIVNFVNTVYKPLRTFIALVGLEIWSNGDLISITPPAGKNLNAFMTWRNSVLVKRKKHDNAHLISGIDFEGATVGLAYIGTLCSDHSVGVVQDHNSRAIAVGATLAHEMGHNLGMNHDDSSACACSGDSCIMAAALSWDIPRAFSSCSSSNYERYLTDRSPGCLLDRPDYTSLVVPSVCGNGFVEKGEQCDCGTAKECTNPCCNATTCILSEGSQCAAGECCNKCKILSRSWECRRKQDECDLAEYCDGESAACPEDVFNVNGLPCDKGSGYCYNGQCPKRSDQCIKMYGSSATESPPYCYNQNTRGTFYAFCKRPSNEQYIPCQQEDVFCGKLFCHNGNENPNYGRMVTIGDCRAVFFAEYTKDYGQVDTGTKCGDKKVCSENQCVNLPTAYRNTNCSAKCPGHAVCNHRSECQCEPGWFPPSCSSKDKEFNSLSNGAAAAIAVTISLVILGIIAAVVGVVWKKRQSSMLPTTQKVRKEPAVDSSAFRLNKAPVGHGPPTQVPQAGRPKPKGAPPPPPPAANRPKPASNNYMEVRQALRPVPPPKV; this is encoded by the exons ATGACGCGTCAACTTCTACTCGGGGTCCTCATCCTAAATGCTTCACTCAAGCCATCAG ACAGCCGAGCTCCTGTCTTCGAAGGCGGAAAGGACTATGAGCTCGTTCGAACGGTCAGACTTCACTCTGTGAAAAGAAGGGACGCCGGG AACCTTAGGCCAGAAAGCATCAAGTATGCAATGACAGTGGGAGGAAGAGACATTGAAATGCacttacaaaaaaacaa TGACTTACTCACCAGAGACTACACGGAGACTTTTTACCAAGAAGACGGGACACAAGTCATCACTTCCCCAAAAGACATT GATCACTGCTACTATCACGGGAAGATCGTGAACGAAAGCGACTCGACGGTCAGCGTTAGCACTTGTGATGGACTTCG gggTTATTTCAGGACAGCAGCCCAGAGGTACTTGATCGAGCCCCTCGCTGGTGATGATGAAGGGGATCATGCCGTGATGAAGTTTCACGAGGAGGACCGCACACCTGCAGTGTGCGGTGTCACCAACACTACATGGAGCACCGATTTCGAGCCCCCAACAAGCCGCAGTCGCTCCAGATCAGCG GGTATATCTCTTGTTCAGCAACAGAAATACATCGAGCTCTACCTTGTCGCTGATAACCGTGAG TATGTGAAGATGAAGCGGGATCAAACAGAGCTGAGGAAGAGGATATTTGAAATCGTCAACTTTGTCAACACA GTATACAAGCCTCTGAGGACCTTCATTGCACTTGTTGGGCTGGAGATCTGGTCCAATGGTGACTTGATCTCTATCACTCCTCCAGCTGGAAAGAATCTAAATGCTTTCATGACATGGAGGAATTCTGTGCTGgtcaagagaaaaaaacatgacaatgcGCATCTTATCAG CGGTATTGACTTTGAGGGAGCAACAGTGGGACTGGCATACATCGGGACTCTCTGTTCAGATCATTCTGTCGGGGTAGTGCAG GACCATAATAGTCGGGCCATTGCTGTGGGGGCCACGCTGGCCCACGAGATGGGCCATAATCTCGGCATGAATCATGATGACTCCAGTGCTTGTGCCTGCTCTGGTGATAGCTGCATTATGGCTGCGGCCCTCAG CTGGGACATCCCTCGCGCCTTCAGTAGCTGCAGCAGCAGTAACTATGAAAGATATTTGACCGACCGCAGCCCAGGCTGTCTGCTGGACAGGCCGGACTACACGAGTCTGGTGGTGCCCTCTGTCTGTGGAAACGGTTTTGTGGAGAAAGGAGAGCAGTGCGACTGTGGTACTGCAAAG GAGTGCACCAACCCGTGCTGTAATGCAACCACTTGCATCTTAAGTGAGGGCTCCCAGTGTGCTGCAGGGGAATGCTGTAACAAGTGCAAG ATACTATCGCGATCCTGGGAGTGTCGGAGGAAGCAGGATGAGTGTGACTTAGCAGAATACTGCGATGGAGAAAGTGCCGCCTGTCCTGAGGATGTATTCAATGTAAATGGCTTACCATGCGATAAAGGCTCTGGTTACTGTTACAATGGCCAGTGTCCAAAAAGATCAGACCAGTGCATCAAAATGTATGGCTCAA GTGCCACAGAGTCCCCTCCTTACTGCTACAACCAGAACACCAGAGGAACTTTCTATGCCTTCTGCAAACGTCCCTCGAATGAGCAATACATCCCCTGCCAGCAAGA AGATGTGTTTTGTGGGAAGCTCTTCTGTCACAATGGAAACGAGAACCCAAACTACGGTCGCATGGTGACGATTGGTGACTGCAGAGCAGTTTTCTTTGCAGAATACACTAAAGATTATGGCCAGGTGGACACCGGGACCAAATGTGGCGACAAAAAG GTGTGCAGCGAGAATCAATGTGTGAATCTTCCAACTGCTTACAGAAACACAAACTGTTCAGCAAAATGTCCTGGCCATGCG GTGTGTAATCACAGAAGTGAGTGTCAGTGTGAGCCTGGCTGGTTTCCTCCTTCATGCAGTTCCAAGGACAAGGAGTTCAATTCTCTTTCCAATG GGGCGGCCGCTGCCATCGCAGTGACAATTTCACTTGTGATTCTGGGGATTATTGCTGCCGTCGTGGGCGTCGTCTGGAAAAAACGACAGAGCTCCATGTTACCAAC TACACAGAAAGTAAGGAAGGAGCCAGCAGTGGACAGCTCTGCTTTCCGTCTTAACAAAGCACCAGTTGGTCACGGTCCACCCACACAAGTGCCGCAG GCTGGGAGGCCAAAACCCAAAGGagctccacctccacctccaccaGCAGCAAACAGACCAAAGCCCGCAAGCAACAACTACATGGAAGTCCGCCAG